The Amblyomma americanum isolate KBUSLIRL-KWMA chromosome 5, ASM5285725v1, whole genome shotgun sequence genome window below encodes:
- the LOC144135068 gene encoding uncharacterized protein LOC144135068 — protein sequence MASSRDGGEASSTVRVKFSSYQVERLQHAFDRCAFIDTVETEQLAYELGISFKQTRTWFQNKRAMIRRKAVKAAGRSYVPQLLRPSAFRRVLPAKTSPRGARRCSAQGAPPAASVAQITGAVDGLVRAHSPFTGGAQGQAPQHQLGHLALPGPSGAGFLPLSPQLMWRQERLSPSASTPSPALSGSEDDLRFSSSLEMQPHRLGAATPTRQYGSYDSLWPGLPAAPPTVSTTFSHSAPFVWPADRSDGAGQPLQHWQTPYDAAATGQWQGQPQLQQMQAPPQLQVGEVQQHHEAALGPPDESQVLPSQPWQPDCPSEAPPDDEDDGLPGIEVLMSLMLELETPRPRKRTGGAENI from the exons ATGGCGTCATCCCGAGACGGTGGGGAAGCGAGCAGCACCGTCCGCGTCAAGTTCAGCAGCTACCAGGTGGAGAGGCTGCAACACGCCTTCGACAGATGCGCCTTCATCGACACCGTGGAGACGGAGCAACTGGCCTACGAGTTGGGCATCTCTTTCAAGCAGACCAGG ACGTGGTTCCAGAACAAGCGTGCCATGATCCGTCGGAAGGCCGTCAAGGCGGCCGGCAGAAGCTACGTGCCCCAGCTGCTGCGCCCGTCGGCCTTCCGCAGGGTGCTCCCGGCGAAAACCTCACCGAGGGGGGCCAGGAGGTGCAGCGCCCAGGGCGCACCACCGGCTGCCTCCGTCGCCCAAATCACCGGCGCCGTCGACGGCCTCGTCCGAGCTCACTCTCCGTTCACGGGCGGCGCTCAAGGACAGGCACCGCAGCATCAGCTGGGTCATCTGGCCCTCCCCGGTCCCTCAGGGGCAGGCTTCCTGCCTCTCTCCCCGCAGCTGATGTGGCGACAGGAGAGGCT GTCTCCCTCGGCGTCGACACCTTCGCCGGCGCTGAGCGGCAGCGAGGACGACCTGCGGTTCTCCTCGTcgctcgaaatgcagccgcacaGGCTGGGGGCGGCCACCCCGACCCGACAGTACGGCAGCTACGACTCCCTCTGGCCGGGCCTGCCCGCTGCGCCGCCGACTGTGAGCACCACGTTCAGCCACTCTGCGCCGTTCGTCTGGCCGGCCGACCGCAGCGATGGAGCAGGACAGCCTCTCCAGCACTGGCAGACGCCGTACGACGCTGCCGCCACGG GTCAATGGCAGGGGCAGCCGCAGTTGCAGCAGATGCAGGCCCCCCCACAACTACAGGTCGGCGAGGTCCAACAGCACCACGAGGCGGCACTCGGCCCCCCAGACGAGTCCCAAGTCTTGCCCAGCCAACCCTGGCAGCCGGACTGCCCCTCTGAGGCGCCGCCTGATGACGAAGACGACGGCCTTCCCGGAATCGAAGTTCTGATGTCACTCATGCTGGAGTTGGAAACGCCTCGCCCCAGAAAGCGCACCGGTGGCGCTGAGAATATTTAG